The proteins below are encoded in one region of Drosophila santomea strain STO CAGO 1482 chromosome 2R, Prin_Dsan_1.1, whole genome shotgun sequence:
- the LOC120444947 gene encoding uncharacterized protein LOC120444947, which translates to MHQKVFIFAVSLLVAYLGCGEAHFFKMTNAVCKSYNQSWVVVHYCRLKAYSRTKTSLNINATFIEPANNISVHAKMMKRANGYKPFLIDFTIDACEFMRRRNHPVAKIVWNMIKNVSTINHTCPYEGLQMLSDFHHVEVPFPLPSGDYLLLIDWLFDGKPQFATNVYFTFVEDLLPTSSKHRRSSLSFRTDV; encoded by the exons ATGCATCAAAAGGTGTTCATTTTTGCAGTTTCGCTTTTAGTTGCTTATCTGGGCTGCGGA GAGGCGCACTTCTTCAAAATGACAAATGCAGTGTGCAAGTCCTACAACCAATcgtgggtggtggtgcattACTGCCGCCTGAAGGCCTATTCCCGAACCAAGACTAGCTTGAATATAAATGCCACGTTCATAGAGCCAGCAAATAATATATCAGTGCATGCGAAGATGATGAAGAGGGCCAATGGGTATAAGCCCTTTTTGATTGACTTCACGATCGACGCCTGCGAATTCATGCGAAGGCGTAATCACCCGGTGGCCAAGATCGTCTGGAATATGATTAAGAATGTGTCCACCATCAACCACACGTGTCCTTATGAG GGCCTGCAGATGCTGAGCGATTTTCACCACGTCGAAGTTCCTTTTCCACTGCCATCAGGAGACTATTTACTTTTGATAGACTGGTTGTTCGATGGCAAACCGCAGTTTGCCACGAATGTATACTTCACATTTGTTGAGGACTTGTTACCGACCAGCTCGAAGCACAGAAGGAGCTCCCTGAGTTTTAGAACTGATGTTTAG